Proteins found in one Chloroflexota bacterium genomic segment:
- a CDS encoding YlxR family protein, translating to MAAQKQSPRPRHVPQRMCVACRRTESKRQLVRLVRLADQSVVVDPSGKQAGRGAYLCAERPCWTNALKRGALERALRVELSAIDQQALQAIADQFPDAEPAVEAAMN from the coding sequence ATGGCTGCTCAAAAGCAGTCGCCGCGCCCACGCCATGTGCCACAGCGCATGTGTGTTGCTTGTCGGCGTACCGAGAGTAAACGTCAGTTGGTACGTCTTGTGCGCTTGGCCGACCAAAGTGTTGTGGTCGATCCAAGCGGCAAGCAAGCGGGCCGTGGTGCATATCTCTGTGCTGAACGCCCATGTTGGACGAATGCGCTGAAACGCGGGGCTTTAGAACGAGCCTTGCGCGTTGAACTGAGCGCGATTGATCAGCAGGCACTCCAAGCGATTGCTGATCAATTTCCCGATGCTGAACCAGCGGTGGAGGCTGCGATGAACTAA
- the infB gene encoding translation initiation factor IF-2, which yields MARPVAPARPRGPVELGPVMTVRELSEALSVGAADIIKEMLKQGILANINQQLDYETAAVIAAEFDIETTEHVPERMAGLVDDIGDALRAETAEDLKTRPPVVTIMGHVDHGKTKLLDAVRSTRVAEGEAGGITQHIGAYQVEIHGRKISFLDTPGHEAFTAMRARGATVTDIVILVVAADDGVMPQTAEAIAHVKAAGVPMIVAINKIDVPGANPDRVRQQLAGEGVTTESWGGDVPDVEISAKHKKNIDGLLDMVLLVADLQELKANPDKPAIGTIVEAELDKGRGPVATVLIQNGTLRQDDIVVVGATHGKIRAMFTDIGRRIRIAEPATPVSIIGLSEVPQAGDILQVLDDPRIAREVATVRQRQRQMEHMANQLGKATTLDEVYKQIQAGKIKDLNIILKADVQGSIGAIEHSLAQLNEKQSEIQIKILHRGTGTISESDVSLAVASHAIIIGFNARPDAAARRSAEANGIDIRFYNIIYQLIEDLNKAMIGMLDPEIKEVTDGFAEVRNTFRLPSREVVAGLMMIDGKVTRNSLVRVLRSGVVLHDGRIGSLRRFKDDVREVLSGYECGIQIDGFNDIETGDTMEFYRKEKIIRTS from the coding sequence ATGGCTCGCCCAGTCGCTCCCGCTCGCCCACGTGGCCCAGTTGAGCTTGGGCCGGTCATGACGGTGCGGGAGTTATCCGAAGCACTCAGCGTTGGCGCAGCCGATATTATCAAAGAAATGCTCAAACAAGGCATTTTGGCGAATATTAATCAACAGCTAGATTATGAAACTGCCGCTGTGATTGCCGCTGAATTTGATATCGAAACCACCGAGCATGTGCCAGAACGGATGGCAGGCTTGGTTGATGATATTGGCGATGCGCTGCGAGCTGAAACAGCTGAAGATCTCAAAACCCGCCCACCAGTTGTCACGATCATGGGTCACGTTGACCACGGTAAGACCAAATTGCTCGATGCTGTGCGCTCAACTCGCGTGGCTGAAGGCGAAGCTGGCGGGATTACCCAACACATTGGTGCATATCAGGTTGAAATCCATGGCCGCAAAATTTCGTTCTTGGATACGCCTGGTCACGAAGCGTTTACCGCAATGCGGGCACGTGGAGCCACGGTTACCGATATTGTTATTTTGGTGGTAGCTGCCGACGACGGTGTGATGCCGCAAACGGCTGAGGCAATTGCCCACGTTAAAGCGGCTGGTGTGCCAATGATCGTGGCAATCAACAAAATCGACGTGCCTGGAGCTAACCCCGACCGCGTGCGCCAACAACTTGCTGGCGAAGGTGTAACCACTGAATCGTGGGGCGGCGATGTGCCCGATGTCGAAATTTCGGCCAAGCACAAGAAAAATATCGATGGATTGCTGGATATGGTCTTGTTGGTCGCCGATTTGCAAGAATTGAAGGCTAACCCAGACAAACCAGCAATCGGCACAATCGTTGAAGCTGAGCTTGATAAAGGCCGTGGCCCGGTTGCAACCGTACTGATTCAAAATGGCACGCTACGCCAAGATGATATTGTGGTGGTCGGGGCAACTCACGGTAAGATTCGCGCAATGTTTACCGACATTGGCCGCCGGATTCGGATTGCCGAACCTGCAACGCCAGTCTCGATCATCGGGCTTTCAGAAGTACCGCAAGCTGGCGATATTTTGCAAGTGCTCGATGACCCACGGATTGCCCGCGAGGTCGCGACAGTACGCCAACGCCAACGCCAAATGGAGCATATGGCCAATCAGCTTGGCAAAGCTACCACGCTTGATGAAGTCTACAAACAAATTCAAGCAGGCAAAATCAAAGATCTCAATATTATTCTCAAGGCCGACGTGCAAGGCTCAATTGGGGCAATCGAACACTCATTGGCGCAGTTGAATGAGAAACAAAGCGAGATTCAAATCAAGATTTTGCACCGTGGTACTGGCACAATCAGCGAATCGGACGTGAGCTTGGCCGTGGCTTCCCACGCAATCATCATTGGCTTTAATGCACGACCCGATGCTGCTGCACGCCGCAGTGCTGAAGCCAACGGGATCGATATTCGCTTCTACAACATCATTTACCAATTGATCGAAGACCTCAACAAGGCAATGATCGGGATGCTCGATCCTGAGATCAAGGAAGTAACCGATGGCTTTGCCGAAGTCCGCAATACCTTCCGCTTGCCATCACGTGAAGTTGTGGCTGGCTTGATGATGATCGACGGTAAAGTTACTCGTAACTCATTGGTACGGGTCTTGCGCTCAGGGGTCGTGCTGCACGATGGTCGGATTGGCTCGCTACGCCGTTTCAAAGACGATGTGCGCGAAGTGCTTTCAGGCTATGAATGTGGGATTCAGATCGATGGCTTCAACGACATCGAAACTGGCGATACCATGGAATTCTATCGTAAGGAAAAGATTATTCGTACCTCGTAA
- the rbfA gene encoding 30S ribosome-binding factor RbfA, translated as MAKNKRVEQVAEEIKTILSNAIQFEIQDPRLGFVTLTSVNVSPDLYHANINVSVMGDDTARKDSLATLDRAKGFLRRELGQQMKLRAVPELHFHLDVTIDTRQYMDTLFNQVDEERRVNPPKLDDE; from the coding sequence ATGGCAAAAAACAAACGAGTTGAACAAGTTGCTGAAGAAATCAAAACGATTTTGAGCAACGCGATTCAATTTGAAATTCAAGATCCGCGTTTGGGATTTGTAACCCTCACCAGCGTCAATGTTAGTCCAGATTTGTATCATGCCAATATTAATGTGAGCGTGATGGGCGATGATACAGCCCGTAAAGATTCGCTAGCAACGCTTGATCGAGCCAAGGGCTTTTTACGCCGCGAGCTTGGCCAACAAATGAAACTACGGGCGGTGCCTGAGTTGCATTTCCATCTTGACGTGACGATTGATACCCGTCAATATATGGACACGCTGTTTAACCAAGTCGATGAGGAACGGCGGGTTAATCCACCCAAACTAGACGACGAATAA
- a CDS encoding bifunctional oligoribonuclease/PAP phosphatase NrnA, giving the protein MLYTTIQQAAPALREAMTAARHILVTSHINPDGDAVGSSIGLTRILRAMGCRVTMVLPTDLPSLAVVLPDAAEVGVYSHGASLPDDVDLVVLVDTGSISRIEPIFSAERAYLAQRPLLVIDHHATNSGEGFLNLVMTEAAATCEILGLLAHAWNQAIDAETATALLMGLVTDTQSFQTAHTSPRTLRVAADLLAVGGRLNDVMRSMMYGKPFAHAKALGLAMERMHDEGDIIWTEFTQAMQQGTGADDEAGDEITAYLSRVATAKAYVLFKERRDGTVKISLRSKPGIDVGSVAHALGGGGHREAAGATLQMGLAEARDLVLGELRAALA; this is encoded by the coding sequence ATGCTGTATACCACTATTCAACAAGCGGCTCCAGCCCTGCGTGAAGCCATGACCGCCGCACGCCACATTTTGGTTACCTCGCATATCAATCCTGATGGCGATGCAGTTGGTTCGAGCATCGGGCTAACCCGCATCCTACGGGCGATGGGTTGTCGGGTGACGATGGTTTTGCCAACCGATCTGCCGAGTTTGGCGGTGGTGTTGCCCGATGCTGCCGAAGTTGGGGTTTATAGCCATGGCGCAAGTTTGCCCGACGATGTTGATTTAGTGGTGTTGGTCGATACTGGCAGCATCTCGCGAATTGAACCGATTTTTAGTGCTGAACGCGCCTATTTGGCTCAACGCCCGCTATTGGTGATCGATCATCATGCCACCAACAGCGGTGAAGGCTTTTTAAATTTAGTTATGACCGAGGCAGCGGCAACCTGCGAAATTTTGGGCTTGCTGGCTCATGCTTGGAATCAAGCGATTGATGCTGAAACCGCCACCGCCCTATTGATGGGATTGGTGACTGATACCCAAAGTTTCCAGACAGCGCATACTAGCCCTCGCACGTTGCGCGTGGCTGCCGATTTGTTGGCAGTTGGTGGGCGTTTGAATGATGTAATGCGTTCGATGATGTATGGCAAGCCATTTGCCCATGCCAAAGCGTTGGGCTTAGCGATGGAGCGCATGCACGACGAAGGCGATATCATCTGGACTGAATTTACCCAAGCCATGCAACAAGGCACCGGGGCTGACGATGAGGCAGGCGATGAAATAACCGCTTATCTTAGCCGTGTAGCCACCGCCAAAGCCTATGTATTATTTAAAGAGCGGCGTGATGGCACGGTCAAAATCAGCTTGCGCTCGAAACCTGGCATCGATGTTGGCAGCGTGGCCCATGCCTTGGGCGGTGGCGGCCATCGCGAGGCAGCCGGCGCAACCTTGCAAATGGGCTTGGCCGAGGCTCGCGATCTGGTGTTAGGTGAATTACGGGCGGCCTTAGCCTAA
- the truB gene encoding tRNA pseudouridine(55) synthase TruB, which yields MLHGFLNIDKPHGITSTDVVRVVKRNARQKRVGHGGTLDPMATGVLPIALGNATRLLEYLLEEERKAYTATLRLGITTDSDDAEGAVIAEAPIPPLDPALIESVLSQFRGAINQVPPQYAAIRVDGKRMYEYAREGKHIELPARPITIEQLDLLAWDAQQLTIAVDCSKGTYIRAIARDIGALLGCGAHLTALRRTRAGAFDLSNSISLAELDQQPEAFAAALLPPQAAIANWPLINLADAVVADVRMGRVVQVDSQAERVGLLDQAGQLVAIAVLRETGYQPIKVFAAEE from the coding sequence ATGCTGCATGGATTTTTAAACATCGATAAACCTCATGGTATAACCTCGACCGATGTGGTACGGGTGGTCAAACGCAATGCGCGTCAAAAACGCGTTGGCCATGGCGGCACACTTGATCCCATGGCAACTGGCGTGCTGCCGATTGCTTTGGGCAACGCCACACGTCTGCTCGAATATCTGCTTGAGGAAGAGCGAAAAGCCTATACGGCAACCCTACGGCTAGGCATTACCACCGATAGCGACGATGCTGAGGGCGCGGTGATCGCCGAAGCGCCGATTCCGCCACTTGACCCAGCCTTGATTGAAAGCGTGCTTAGCCAATTTCGCGGCGCGATCAACCAAGTTCCGCCCCAATATGCGGCAATTCGCGTTGATGGTAAGCGCATGTATGAATATGCCCGCGAAGGCAAGCATATCGAATTGCCAGCTCGCCCAATCACCATTGAGCAACTTGATCTCTTGGCATGGGATGCCCAGCAATTAACGATTGCCGTCGATTGCAGCAAAGGCACCTATATTCGAGCGATTGCCCGTGATATTGGGGCATTGCTCGGTTGTGGTGCGCATTTAACTGCCTTACGTCGCACCCGCGCTGGAGCCTTTGATCTGAGCAACAGCATTAGCTTGGCCGAGCTTGATCAGCAACCTGAGGCTTTTGCCGCAGCTTTATTGCCACCGCAGGCTGCAATTGCCAACTGGCCATTAATTAATTTGGCTGATGCGGTTGTGGCGGATGTGCGCATGGGGCGGGTGGTGCAGGTTGATAGCCAGGCTGAACGAGTTGGCTTGCTCGATCAAGCAGGCCAATTGGTGGCGATTGCCGTATTGCGTGAAACAGGCTATCAGCCAATCAAGGTTTTCGCCGCCGAGGAATAA